GAACTTCCCGAGGTCGAGGTGGTCCGGCGCGGTCTGAGCGACCACGCCGTGGGGCGCGCGATCGGTGCCGTCGAAGTGCTGCACCCGCGTTCGGTCCGCCGCCACGTGCCCGGCCCCGCGGACTTCGCGGGTCGGCTGAGCGGGCAGACGCCCACCGCGGTCCGCCGCCGCGGCAAGTACATGTGGCTGGTGCTGGACAGCGGCGACATGCTCCTGGTCCACCTGGGCATGAGCGGGCAGATGCTGGTGCAGCCCCAGGGCAAGCCGGACGAGAAGCACCTGCGGGTGCGCATGTCGCTCGACGACGGCAACGAACTGCGCTTCGTCGACCAGCGCACCTTCGGCCACCTGCTGCTGGACCAGCGGGGTGAGCGTGCCGAGGTGCCGTCTTCGGTGGACCACATCGCCCTGGACCCGCTGGACGCCGAGTTCGTCCCGGAC
This DNA window, taken from Nocardiopsis exhalans, encodes the following:
- the mutM gene encoding bifunctional DNA-formamidopyrimidine glycosylase/DNA-(apurinic or apyrimidinic site) lyase; its protein translation is MPELPEVEVVRRGLSDHAVGRAIGAVEVLHPRSVRRHVPGPADFAGRLSGQTPTAVRRRGKYMWLVLDSGDMLLVHLGMSGQMLVQPQGKPDEKHLRVRMSLDDGNELRFVDQRTFGHLLLDQRGERAEVPSSVDHIALDPLDAEFVPDAFVRALRTKRTEVKRALLDQSLISGVGNIYADEALWRARLHWARSTRGLTSAQGRELLGHVTDVMTEALEVGGTTFDGLYVNVNGESGYFERGLNAYGRRDRPCGRCGTLIVREAFMNRSSFSCPGCQRAPRSRG